A part of Kitasatospora acidiphila genomic DNA contains:
- a CDS encoding DUF2165 domain-containing protein: protein MPATGTAATARPNRLLALGTLPVAAAVLTATVALYLLLVVFGNTTDFGTNQQFVHHVLAMDTTFRDRHLMWRAITSRTLQDVAYVAIIVWEAATALILIAATAYWLPALRRRRGYARARQAATLGLVMMLLLFGAGFIAIGGEWFAMWQSKAWNGLDAAIRNITLAGITLLVVQLPSRHWGETD, encoded by the coding sequence ATGCCTGCCACCGGAACAGCGGCCACCGCCCGCCCGAACCGCCTGCTCGCCCTCGGCACCCTGCCCGTCGCCGCCGCCGTGCTGACCGCCACGGTCGCGCTCTACCTGCTCCTCGTCGTCTTCGGGAACACCACCGACTTCGGGACCAACCAGCAGTTCGTCCACCACGTCCTCGCGATGGACACCACCTTCCGTGACCGGCACCTGATGTGGCGGGCCATCACCTCGCGCACCCTGCAGGACGTCGCGTATGTCGCGATCATCGTCTGGGAGGCGGCCACCGCCCTGATCCTGATCGCCGCGACGGCCTACTGGCTCCCGGCCCTGCGCCGCCGGCGCGGCTACGCGAGGGCACGCCAGGCCGCCACCCTCGGGCTGGTGATGATGCTGCTGCTGTTCGGGGCCGGGTTCATCGCGATCGGCGGTGAGTGGTTCGCGATGTGGCAGTCCAAGGCGTGGAACGGGCTGGACGCGGCGATCCGCAACATCACCCTGGCGGGGATCACCCTCCTGGTGGTCCAACTGCCGTCCCGCCACTGGGGCGAGACCGACTGA
- a CDS encoding YhjD/YihY/BrkB family envelope integrity protein: MRFEDHWGVRQVRRIAESAQEWFADSWIETLWNRLQSLGFINRGMLFAATLLLCFFPFMIVADALAGRSAVSRMSRRLGLNHQAATDVQGLFASSTATNNAVAGAASVFFVVGGIAAAAALQELYQQIFGLQGRGVRDMPHQLLALAVLVAGVALSAWASPVLHHAGGPVLLGIIGTVGVTAYWWLTMWLLLAGRIPWRELFPSACATGLYYLGMVVVLSFFASDMVTSDSREYGPIGVVFSLMSWLIALGVVIILGAVTGIVWQEHELSFAAAFRRLRRQG; this comes from the coding sequence ATGAGGTTCGAGGACCACTGGGGCGTACGGCAGGTGCGCCGGATCGCCGAGTCGGCCCAGGAGTGGTTCGCCGATTCATGGATCGAGACGCTCTGGAACCGACTGCAGTCGCTCGGGTTCATCAACCGGGGCATGCTCTTCGCCGCCACCCTGCTGCTGTGCTTCTTCCCGTTCATGATCGTGGCGGACGCACTGGCCGGCCGGTCGGCCGTGAGCAGGATGTCCCGGCGCCTCGGCCTCAACCACCAGGCCGCCACCGACGTCCAGGGCCTGTTCGCCTCCTCGACTGCCACCAACAACGCCGTCGCCGGGGCGGCCTCGGTGTTCTTCGTCGTGGGCGGCATCGCCGCAGCGGCGGCACTGCAGGAGCTCTACCAGCAGATCTTCGGCCTCCAGGGCCGGGGAGTCAGGGACATGCCCCACCAACTGCTCGCGCTGGCCGTCCTGGTGGCGGGCGTCGCCCTGTCCGCCTGGGCCTCCCCGGTGTTGCACCACGCCGGCGGACCGGTGCTGCTCGGCATCATCGGCACGGTCGGGGTCACGGCGTACTGGTGGCTCACGATGTGGCTGCTCCTGGCGGGGCGGATCCCTTGGCGGGAGCTGTTCCCGTCCGCCTGCGCCACCGGCCTGTACTACCTGGGCATGGTGGTGGTGCTCTCGTTCTTCGCCTCCGACATGGTCACCTCGGACTCGAGGGAGTACGGCCCCATCGGGGTGGTCTTCTCGCTGATGTCCTGGCTGATCGCCCTCGGAGTGGTGATCATCCTGGGCGCGGTGACGGGCATCGTGTGGCAGGAGCACGAACTGTCGTTCGCGGCCGCGTTCAGGCGGTTGCGGCGGCAGGGTTGA
- a CDS encoding ATP-binding protein codes for MPRPQQRGGPDPGKAADLAEFIGLLGELRIWAGQPSYRELAKRVGPLLRPARTVSPFTVVDAFKVARRRLDLDLVVGIVRALGLGEDEVDRWRQACVRVHARAKTGGPTGVLRQLPADLATFTGRGKELDALLAVVGRVGTAGAAAVVISAIEGMAGVGKTQLAIHAAHRLVRDGHYQDMQLYVNLRGFDPELPPIDPAAVLDTFLRHLKVPAQQIPDGLDERAAMFRDRIDGKHALIILDNAADAQQVRPLVPSSPSCLVMITTRRSLIELDDAVVTQLDLFEPRDAVSLLARIVGAERVAAEPEAAEAVVEACGYLPLAVALAAGRLRSRPSWSLAYLLSRLRKHGVDAVSTPERSLQDVFNLSYEELDPRTQRLFRLLALHPGPDFTPPAVAALAELSETEAELLLEHLQDEHLVQQQSPGRYALHDLLHAYAAARARQHPDEERAATERVLSWYLASVDAATRRITPARYVLPPELAPRATAPAEFDGSAEAMAWCDQEYANLLAAAERAAGISSGDLAWQLATSTSKYLFLRCHWQESLRVHELGLEAAAATHHLAVEAWVRGTLGMSLAALGEPGLAAPQLTRALELRREPGEVSAEAAGFRSPARVLVESQELEASLDGSLQALETAVRTGDRQREGAALNGVAICLWELKRPLEAIDYLRRKSALHRADGDPIGLGLALHNIAEFHETVQRYDEALEALQEAQEIARACGDPHAEAGALFGIARCLSATGQHQAARPDLERALAVFERLRAQEAGDARELLTPITKLADDDE; via the coding sequence GTGCCAAGGCCACAGCAGAGGGGCGGGCCGGATCCGGGGAAGGCCGCGGATCTCGCCGAATTCATCGGCCTGCTGGGAGAGTTGCGGATCTGGGCCGGCCAGCCCTCCTACCGGGAGCTGGCCAAGCGGGTCGGGCCGCTGCTGCGGCCGGCCCGCACAGTCTCGCCGTTCACCGTCGTGGACGCCTTCAAGGTCGCCCGCCGCCGTCTGGACCTGGACCTGGTGGTCGGGATCGTCCGGGCCCTGGGACTGGGTGAGGACGAGGTGGACCGCTGGCGGCAGGCGTGCGTCCGGGTGCACGCCCGGGCCAAGACCGGCGGGCCGACCGGGGTGCTGCGCCAACTCCCGGCCGACCTGGCCACGTTCACCGGTCGCGGCAAGGAGTTGGACGCGCTGCTCGCGGTGGTCGGCAGGGTCGGCACCGCTGGCGCGGCGGCGGTGGTGATTTCGGCGATCGAGGGGATGGCCGGGGTCGGCAAGACCCAGCTGGCGATCCATGCCGCACACCGGTTGGTGCGCGACGGCCACTACCAGGACATGCAGCTGTATGTGAACCTGCGGGGCTTCGACCCGGAGTTGCCGCCCATCGATCCGGCGGCGGTCCTGGACACCTTCTTGCGGCATCTGAAGGTGCCGGCCCAGCAGATCCCCGACGGCCTGGACGAGCGCGCGGCCATGTTCCGCGACCGGATCGACGGCAAGCACGCGCTGATCATCCTGGACAACGCCGCCGACGCGCAGCAGGTGCGCCCGCTTGTCCCGTCCTCGCCGTCGTGCCTGGTGATGATCACCACTCGGCGCAGCCTGATCGAGCTCGATGACGCGGTCGTGACCCAGCTGGATCTGTTCGAGCCCCGGGACGCGGTCTCGTTGCTCGCCCGGATCGTCGGCGCGGAGCGGGTGGCGGCCGAGCCGGAGGCGGCGGAGGCGGTCGTCGAGGCGTGCGGCTACCTGCCGTTGGCGGTCGCACTGGCCGCGGGCCGGCTGCGGTCCCGCCCGTCCTGGAGTCTGGCGTACCTGCTGAGCCGGCTGCGCAAGCACGGCGTGGACGCGGTCAGCACACCGGAGCGGTCGCTCCAGGACGTCTTCAACCTGTCCTACGAGGAGTTGGACCCCCGAACGCAGCGCCTGTTCCGGTTGCTGGCGCTGCACCCGGGGCCGGACTTCACCCCGCCGGCGGTCGCGGCGCTGGCCGAACTGAGCGAGACCGAGGCTGAGTTGCTGCTGGAACACCTTCAGGACGAGCACCTGGTCCAGCAGCAGTCCCCCGGCCGCTACGCCCTGCACGACCTGCTCCACGCTTACGCCGCCGCACGCGCCCGCCAGCACCCGGACGAGGAACGCGCCGCCACGGAACGGGTCTTGAGCTGGTACCTGGCGTCCGTCGATGCCGCCACCCGGCGGATCACACCGGCACGCTACGTACTGCCGCCGGAGCTCGCCCCGAGGGCAACCGCCCCTGCGGAGTTCGACGGCAGCGCCGAGGCGATGGCCTGGTGCGACCAGGAGTACGCGAACCTGCTGGCCGCTGCCGAGCGAGCGGCCGGCATCTCCAGCGGCGACCTCGCCTGGCAGTTGGCGACGTCGACGTCCAAGTACCTGTTCCTGCGCTGCCACTGGCAGGAGAGCCTGCGCGTCCATGAACTGGGACTGGAGGCGGCCGCGGCAACGCACCACTTGGCCGTTGAGGCGTGGGTGCGCGGCACTTTGGGGATGTCCTTGGCCGCGCTGGGTGAACCTGGCCTGGCGGCACCGCAGTTGACCCGGGCCCTTGAGCTGCGGCGCGAGCCCGGCGAGGTGAGCGCTGAGGCGGCGGGCTTCCGCAGCCCGGCCCGAGTCCTCGTCGAGTCACAGGAGTTGGAGGCAAGCCTCGACGGCTCGCTGCAGGCCCTGGAGACGGCCGTCCGCACCGGTGACCGCCAGCGGGAGGGCGCGGCGCTGAACGGCGTCGCCATTTGCCTGTGGGAGCTGAAGCGGCCGCTGGAGGCCATCGACTACCTGCGTCGGAAGTCGGCGCTGCACCGCGCCGACGGCGACCCGATCGGGCTCGGGCTGGCCCTGCACAACATCGCTGAATTCCATGAGACCGTCCAGCGCTACGACGAGGCCCTGGAGGCGCTCCAGGAGGCGCAGGAGATCGCCAGGGCCTGCGGTGACCCGCACGCCGAGGCCGGTGCGCTCTTCGGCATCGCCCGGTGCCTTTCCGCCACCGGGCAGCACCAGGCGGCCCGTCCGGACCTTGAGCGGGCGCTCGCCGTCTTCGAGAGGCTGAGAGCGCAAGAAGCCGGTGATGCTCGTGAACTACTCACCCCTATAACCAAGTTGGCCGATGATGATGAATGA
- a CDS encoding CaiB/BaiF CoA transferase family protein: MSLPLAGVTVIAVEQAVAAPLATRHLADLGARVVKVERPDGGDFARCYDHSVNGLASHFVWLNRGKESVTLDLKTAEGRAVLADLVADADVFLQNLAPGAAARLGFGAAELRARHPRLTTVDMSGYGSGGPYQDKRAYDMLIQAESGLASVTGPPERPAKTGVPTSDIAAGMYALTATLAALVGRATTGQGSGIEVSMFEATAEWLGHQLHYTQGTGRSPGRAGLSHPAITPYDAYPTADGREVLIGIQNDREWARFAAGFLDRPDLADDPAWSTNVARVRRRRLVDALVGGRTATMTADEAIKRLDTLAIAAARLNEVGDLLQHPQLATRARWRTVATPVGDVRALLPPFTFTGVDLPMGPVPALGEHTDSVLRGLGYADERVAQLRGRGVLGE; this comes from the coding sequence GTGTCGCTGCCGCTGGCGGGTGTCACGGTGATCGCGGTGGAGCAGGCGGTGGCCGCGCCGCTGGCGACCAGGCACCTGGCCGACCTGGGGGCCAGGGTGGTGAAGGTGGAGCGGCCCGACGGCGGCGACTTCGCCCGCTGCTACGACCACAGCGTCAACGGGCTGGCGAGCCACTTCGTCTGGCTCAACCGCGGCAAGGAGTCGGTCACCCTCGACCTCAAGACGGCCGAAGGCCGAGCCGTGCTGGCCGACTTGGTGGCGGACGCCGACGTCTTCCTGCAGAACCTGGCCCCAGGAGCCGCCGCCCGCCTGGGCTTCGGCGCCGCAGAGCTGCGAGCCCGGCACCCCCGGCTCACCACGGTCGACATGTCCGGCTACGGCTCCGGCGGCCCTTACCAGGACAAGCGCGCCTACGACATGCTGATCCAGGCCGAGTCGGGCCTCGCCTCGGTGACCGGTCCGCCGGAGCGGCCGGCCAAGACCGGCGTGCCGACCTCGGACATCGCCGCCGGGATGTACGCCCTGACGGCGACCCTGGCCGCGCTGGTCGGCCGCGCGACCACCGGGCAGGGCAGCGGGATCGAGGTCTCGATGTTCGAGGCGACCGCCGAGTGGCTGGGCCACCAACTGCACTACACCCAGGGCACCGGCCGCTCCCCGGGCCGCGCGGGCCTCTCGCACCCGGCCATCACCCCGTACGACGCCTATCCGACCGCCGACGGCCGCGAGGTACTGATCGGCATCCAGAACGACCGCGAGTGGGCCAGGTTCGCCGCCGGATTCCTGGACCGCCCGGATCTCGCCGACGACCCCGCGTGGTCGACCAACGTGGCCCGGGTGCGCCGCCGCCGGCTGGTCGACGCCCTGGTGGGCGGGCGGACGGCGACGATGACGGCGGACGAGGCGATCAAACGCCTCGACACGCTCGCCATCGCCGCCGCCCGCCTGAACGAGGTCGGCGACCTCCTCCAGCACCCGCAACTCGCCACCCGCGCCCGCTGGCGCACCGTCGCCACCCCCGTGGGCGACGTACGCGCCCTGCTGCCGCCGTTCACCTTCACCGGCGTCGACCTCCCGATGGGCCCGGTCCCGGCGTTGGGCGAGCACACCGACTCGGTGCTGCGGGGGCTCGGGTACGCGGACGAGCGGGTGGCGCAGCTGCGCGGGCGCGGGGTGCTGGGGGAGTAG
- a CDS encoding alpha/beta hydrolase: MMMNDEAPLRTGGTAQVPPFDPELAAVLATVGPGEPLTLAGLEARQQRDAAARPRPTIGELQDDGRFEVVELRAPAADGSEVALVSARPAGVAGPLPLLYYLHGGGMIMGNAWSVLPRLLREWALPLQLAVISVEYRLAPKARYLEPVEDCYAGLVWAAEHAAALGLDMDRVILGGKSAGGGLAAALALLTRDRGGPAPIGQLLLSPMLDDRGDTFSSHQLADHDPWDRAANAVAWQALLGDRYGAADLSPYAAPARATELSSLPPAYLEVGSAETFRDEAVAYANAIWQAGGDAELHVWPGAFHGFDTIAPQAAISRDARDARSRWLRRILGR; the protein is encoded by the coding sequence ATGATGATGAATGATGAAGCGCCGCTGCGGACCGGCGGCACGGCTCAGGTGCCGCCGTTCGACCCGGAGTTGGCCGCCGTGCTGGCCACCGTCGGCCCGGGGGAGCCGCTCACCCTGGCGGGGCTTGAGGCCCGGCAGCAGCGGGACGCCGCGGCGCGGCCCAGGCCGACGATCGGCGAACTCCAGGACGACGGCCGGTTCGAGGTGGTCGAGCTGCGCGCGCCGGCGGCGGACGGGAGCGAGGTCGCCCTGGTGAGCGCCCGGCCCGCCGGAGTCGCCGGACCGCTGCCGCTCCTCTACTACCTGCACGGCGGCGGCATGATCATGGGCAATGCCTGGTCCGTGCTGCCGAGGCTGCTTCGCGAGTGGGCCCTCCCGCTGCAACTCGCCGTCATCTCCGTCGAGTACCGGTTGGCCCCGAAGGCGCGGTACCTCGAACCGGTCGAGGACTGCTACGCCGGCCTGGTCTGGGCGGCCGAGCACGCGGCCGCACTCGGCCTGGACATGGACCGCGTCATCCTCGGCGGCAAGAGCGCCGGCGGTGGACTCGCCGCCGCACTGGCCCTGTTGACCCGCGACCGCGGCGGGCCGGCGCCGATCGGCCAGCTGCTGCTGAGCCCGATGCTCGACGACCGGGGCGACACCTTCTCCAGCCACCAGCTGGCCGACCACGACCCGTGGGACCGGGCCGCCAACGCGGTTGCCTGGCAGGCCCTGCTGGGCGACCGGTACGGAGCCGCCGACCTGTCGCCCTACGCGGCCCCGGCGCGCGCCACCGAGCTGTCCTCGCTCCCCCCGGCCTACCTGGAGGTCGGCTCGGCCGAGACCTTCAGGGACGAGGCCGTGGCCTACGCCAACGCGATCTGGCAGGCCGGCGGCGATGCCGAACTGCACGTCTGGCCCGGCGCGTTCCACGGCTTCGACACCATCGCACCGCAGGCGGCCATCAGCCGGGACGCCCGCGACGCCCGCTCCCGCTGGCTGCGGCGGATCCTCGGACGGTGA
- a CDS encoding TetR/AcrR family transcriptional regulator — protein MPRWKPDARQRLVVAALGLFAEQGYDETTVAQISERAGLTRSTFFRHFADKREILTAGQKALSRLLAEGIDAAPADATPMTAVAAGLERASGEMTSFNREISPLLHAAIEANAELQERNALKSIGMAAAMVEALKRRDVPEPTAHVAAELGVLAFRLGFSQWADPSRDENPGELATHTRAAFDELRAAATELR, from the coding sequence ATGCCGAGATGGAAGCCCGATGCCCGACAGCGCTTGGTCGTGGCGGCGCTCGGCCTGTTCGCCGAGCAGGGATACGACGAAACGACGGTCGCTCAGATCTCCGAACGGGCAGGGCTCACGCGGAGCACCTTCTTCCGCCACTTCGCCGACAAGCGGGAGATCCTCACCGCAGGGCAGAAGGCCCTCAGCCGCCTGCTGGCCGAGGGCATCGATGCCGCCCCCGCGGACGCGACACCGATGACGGCCGTCGCGGCCGGCCTGGAGCGCGCATCCGGTGAGATGACGTCGTTCAACCGCGAGATCAGCCCGCTGCTGCACGCGGCGATCGAGGCGAACGCGGAGTTGCAGGAGCGCAACGCGTTGAAGAGCATCGGCATGGCCGCGGCGATGGTCGAGGCATTGAAGCGACGGGACGTCCCGGAGCCCACGGCACACGTGGCCGCCGAACTCGGCGTGCTCGCGTTCAGGCTCGGCTTCAGCCAGTGGGCCGACCCCAGCCGCGACGAGAACCCCGGCGAGTTGGCCACCCACACCCGAGCCGCATTCGACGAACTCCGCGCGGCAGCCACAGAGTTGCGCTAG
- a CDS encoding dienelactone hydrolase family protein: MNFTSEQRHDDGVLEREFTLGEIPGTLWMPGSASASAPVPLILMAHNNGLPKAEPRLVARARYTAACGYAVAAIDAPGGGDRPRSAADDKARADIRRAMQAGEPVDEIFESFVGPLVEKAVPEWQTTLDALLALPEIGGPVGYSGWTAVGIRLAAVEPRIAAAGLFAGGYVPRAQREEARQVTIPLLFLLQWDDEGNPRQRALDLFDAFGSKQKTLHANLGGHTGTPWFEMEDGDRFFGRHLK; the protein is encoded by the coding sequence ATGAACTTCACTTCCGAGCAGCGCCACGACGACGGCGTCCTCGAACGCGAATTCACCCTCGGCGAGATCCCCGGCACCCTGTGGATGCCCGGATCCGCGTCCGCATCCGCACCGGTCCCGCTGATCCTGATGGCCCACAACAACGGCCTGCCCAAGGCGGAACCCCGGCTGGTGGCCCGGGCCCGGTACACCGCCGCGTGCGGCTACGCGGTGGCCGCCATCGACGCCCCCGGGGGCGGTGACCGGCCCCGTTCCGCCGCCGACGACAAGGCCCGCGCCGACATCCGCCGGGCGATGCAGGCCGGCGAGCCGGTCGATGAGATCTTCGAGTCCTTCGTCGGCCCGCTGGTCGAAAAGGCGGTCCCGGAATGGCAGACCACCCTGGACGCCCTCCTTGCGCTGCCCGAGATCGGCGGCCCGGTCGGGTACTCGGGGTGGACCGCCGTCGGCATCCGGCTGGCGGCGGTCGAGCCGCGCATCGCGGCGGCCGGTCTCTTCGCCGGGGGTTACGTGCCCCGCGCCCAGCGCGAGGAGGCCCGGCAGGTCACCATCCCGCTGCTGTTCCTGCTGCAGTGGGACGACGAAGGGAACCCCCGCCAGCGGGCCCTGGACCTGTTCGACGCCTTCGGCAGCAAGCAGAAGACGCTGCACGCCAACCTGGGCGGGCACACCGGCACCCCGTGGTTCGAGATGGAGGACGGGGACCGGTTCTTCGGCCGGCACCTGAAGTGA
- a CDS encoding GNAT family N-acetyltransferase has translation MEIVSFPEEAAPRQLRAQVLELQNEAWPSDDGEGQGAGALTHDPVLRPYSVLLVDGPVVLAALDILSKEIVHARWRLRAGGLSTVVTRRSARGLGHGRQLVAAARKLMISQGLDLGLFSCDRPLQEFYESAGWQLLPGAVLIGGTARAPFPSDRPGFDKVTMADFFSPAGRQAGPSFPHSRIELYPGEIDKLW, from the coding sequence ATGGAGATCGTGTCATTCCCGGAGGAGGCCGCGCCCCGGCAGTTGCGTGCCCAGGTGCTGGAGCTGCAGAACGAGGCCTGGCCGTCCGACGACGGCGAGGGCCAGGGCGCGGGTGCGTTGACGCACGACCCCGTGCTGCGGCCGTACTCGGTGCTGCTGGTGGACGGGCCCGTGGTGCTGGCCGCGCTGGACATCCTGTCGAAGGAGATCGTCCACGCCCGCTGGCGTCTGCGGGCGGGCGGGCTCAGCACGGTGGTGACCCGGCGGTCCGCGCGCGGTCTCGGACACGGCCGTCAACTGGTGGCAGCAGCACGTAAGTTGATGATCAGCCAGGGGCTCGACCTCGGCCTGTTCAGCTGCGACCGCCCGCTCCAGGAGTTCTATGAGAGCGCGGGCTGGCAGCTGCTGCCCGGCGCCGTGCTGATCGGCGGCACGGCGCGGGCCCCCTTCCCCAGCGACCGGCCGGGGTTCGACAAAGTCACCATGGCCGACTTCTTCTCCCCGGCCGGCCGGCAAGCGGGGCCGTCGTTCCCGCACAGCCGCATCGAGCTCTACCCCGGGGAGATCGACAAGCTCTGGTGA
- a CDS encoding DUF3995 domain-containing protein has protein sequence MDTATHATADTRAIGLPRSLSRVAAYAAATWAAAFSAVHLYWLLGGRIGLPAGLSVRGNTPLLVIDIIAIPLCAVAAALALALVRPWGGRVPGGLLTVGAWGTAALLLLHAAPSVPDWAALAVGARTASGLDAMDRFATLLYEPFFMAGGLLFALAAIGRRAMTFPRVAL, from the coding sequence ATGGACACCGCGACCCACGCCACCGCCGACACCCGGGCAATCGGCCTTCCCCGCTCGCTCTCCCGGGTCGCCGCCTATGCGGCCGCCACCTGGGCCGCCGCCTTCTCCGCGGTCCACCTGTACTGGCTCCTCGGCGGCCGGATCGGCCTGCCGGCCGGCCTCTCGGTGCGCGGCAACACTCCGCTGCTCGTCATCGACATCATTGCCATCCCCCTGTGCGCCGTGGCCGCTGCGCTGGCCCTGGCACTCGTCCGGCCCTGGGGCGGACGAGTGCCGGGCGGACTGCTCACCGTCGGCGCGTGGGGCACTGCGGCACTGCTGCTCCTCCACGCCGCACCGTCCGTTCCGGACTGGGCGGCCTTGGCCGTCGGTGCTCGTACGGCCTCCGGTCTTGACGCGATGGACCGGTTCGCGACCTTGCTGTACGAGCCGTTCTTCATGGCGGGCGGGCTGCTCTTCGCCCTTGCCGCCATCGGCCGCCGAGCGATGACGTTCCCACGGGTGGCGCTTTGA